A stretch of DNA from Streptomyces gobiensis:
CTCCTCGTCGAACGCGATGATTTTGGCCATGTGAAGTGGTCCTCCCAGACGGGTGGGTTTCTCCGGACCGCGCTGGCGCCCGCGACGGACGGTCTGCGAGCCTGGTGGTTCCTTCCCACCCGGCCTGCGGACCTCACCGAACCGGTCCTTCTTTGTCACTCTCACTCGGAGAGTGCTAACGCAATGATTAGCACTCGACCCACCCGAGTGCAAGCGGCTCCCGGACACCCGCACGTCCCGCGCACGCCGAAGGGCCCGTGCCCCCGACGGGGAGCACGGGCCCTTTCAGACGATGTGGCGTGGTCGTCGCTTCAGGCAGTCACGCGGACCATGTCCGCCTGCGGCCCCTTCTGACCCTGCGAGATCTCGAATTCGACTCGCTGCCCCTCCTCAAGGGTGCGGTACCCGTCCATCTGGATCGCGCTGTAGTGGACGAACACGTCCGCACCACCGTCGACCGCGATGAAGCCGTACCCCTTCTCCGCGTTGAACCACTTGACGGTGCCCTGAGCCATTCCTAACTCCCCTATTACTGGCCCTTGCACGAGACCGCACTCCGCGGACCCGGGTCAGACCTCACCCCACTCACCAGGAGTTGGGGTGTGCGCCGGAACGCGTCGACCGCCGCTGAATGTATCTGGACGGACGCCCTGTGCAACAGGTCAATCGGACGAGAATTCTGAGTACGGCCGACCGGCGATACCGGTTCAAATGCCGGAAAAGCGGGGCAAGTCGGGCCGGGCATAGCGGATCAACACGACAAATCGTTCAGCAATTTCTGGCACAAGTTGTCGTGTTCTCATATGCGTTCGGCACATCACGCCGGGAGGGGGGTGGGCTAACTGTACCGCTTTCCGGAACGTGAAATTGCCCCCTGACCGCGCAAGCGGAGGGGGCAATTCCGGAAATATTGTGCTGTATGGACGGTTAGCAGCCACCCGCCACGGCCGGAATGATCGAGACGCCCGCGCCGTCCGGCGTCGGGGTCTCCAGACCCTGCTCGAAGCGCACGTCGTCGTCGTTGACGTAGACGTTCACAAAGCGGCGCAGCTTACCCGTGTCGTCCAGCACCCGCGCGGCGATGCCCTGGTGGTTCTTCTCCAGGTCCGCGATCACCTCGGCAAGGGTCGCGCCCTCGGCCGGGACCTCGGCCTTGCCGTCGGTGTAGGTACGCAGAATGGTCGGGATACGGACGGTAACGCTCATGGCTTCACCTTCTGTGAGAACAGGTCAGGGGGCGGAGGGGCGAAGAGGCGGAGGGCAGGAGGAGGCGGGAGAGGACGGGAGAGGGCGGGAGAGGGCGGGACAGTCAGCCGAGTCCAGCTTCGCGGAACGCGTCCAGGCTCGGGCGGATCACCGCCGAGGGGCGCGTCGTGGGCGCCACCGCGTCCAGGGTCTTCAGACCATCGCCGGTGTTCAGTACGACAGTGGTCAGGGCCGGGTCCAGCACACCGCTCTCGATCAGCTTCCTGGTGACACCGACGGTCACCCCGCCCGCGGTCTCCGCGAAGATCCCCTCGGTACGGGCGAGCAGCTTGATCGCGTCCACAACCTGCTCATCGTTGACGTCCTCGACCGCGCCCCCCGTGCGACGCGCGATGTCCAGGACATAGGGGCCATCCGCCGGGTTCCCGATGGCCAGCGACTTGGCGATGGTGTCCGGCCGCACCGGCCGTACGACATCGTGGCCGTCCTTGAAGGCCCGGGAGACCGGGGAGCAGCCCTCCGCCTGAGCGCCGAAGATCTTGTACGGCTTGTCCTCGACCAGCCCCAGCGCGATGAGCTCCTTCAGCCCCTTGTCGATCTTTGTGAGCTGGGAACCGGAGGCGATCGGGATCACGATCTGGTCCGGCAGCCGCCACCCCAGCTGCTCGCAGATCTCATACGCGAGGGTCTTGGAGCCCTCCGCGTAATAAGGGCGCAGATTGACATTGACGAAGCCCCAACCCTCGCCGATCGGATCGCCGATCAGCTCGCTGCAGAAGCGGTTGACGTCGTCATACGTCCCCTCGATGCCGACCAGATCGCCGCCGTAGACCGCGGCCATGACGACCTTGCCCTGCTCCAGGTCGTGCGGGATGAAGACGCAGGACCGCAGTCCGGCCCGGGCGGCCGCGGCGCCCACTGCACCCGCCAGATTGCCGGTCGACGAACACGAGAGCGTGGTGAAGCCGAAGGCACGGGCCGCCTCAACGGCGATGGCCACGACACGGTCCTTGAAGGAGTGCGTCGGGTTGCCGGAGTCGTCCTTGATGTGCAGCGAGCCGGTGATACCCAGCTCGCGGGCGAGATTGTCGGCCTTGACCAGCTTGGTCAGCCCGGGGTTGAGATTCGGCTTACTCGCCACATCCTCCGGAACGGGCAGCAGCGGCGCATAGCGCCAGATGCTGTTGGGTCCCGATTCGATCCGCTTACGCAGTCCCGCAGGATCACCGCTCGGTAGCTCGTATGCAATCTCCAGCGGGCCAAAACAGGCCACACAGGCAAAACTGGGGCCTAGCGGAGTGCGCTCCCCACACTCCCTGCAGGACAGCGCGACGGCCGGTCCCAGAGAAATATCGGTGCTGTTTGAAACTGTTTGCACAGCCATGGAGGCGAGGCCCTTTCTCCTCATCTTCCCCGTGACGGCTTTCGCCATGGGCCGGAATTGGCACCTTCCCCACGGCGGCCCCGCCCCGGAAATGACCGGAAGTACGAGCGCACGCAGGATGGTTGCCGGGGCTTCAACGGGCCGTTCCCTCTGCCCCTCTGGATGAGCGCTATGGCGCCAACCGGCGCGTTTGTCGACGTGAGACCCCGACATGCGGTGGTCATACGCGTTGTCCAAGACTGTAACCGACGTCCGGCAGGGTTGAGACAGTCGTCCGAACCGCGAGACAGGAGACAGGTACGTGCTGGATGAGGTCGGGTCCTGGCTGCGGCGGCGCTCCTGGACCGCCGCTGACCGGCCACTGCCCACACTGCTCGCCGCGAAGCGGGCGGCGGGCTCCTTCGGCAGTGTGAGCGTCGTACTGCCCGCCCTGAACGAGGAGGCGACGGTCGGCGGGATCATCGCCACGATCCGCGCCGAGCTGATGTCGGAGGCCATGCCGCTCGTCGATGAGCTGCTGGTCCTCGACTCCGGCTGCACGGACCGTACGGCCGAGGTCGCGGCGGCGGCCGGAGCGAAGGTGGTGCACCGCGACGAGGTACTGCCCCGGCTTCCCGCGCTGCCCGGCAAGGGCGAGGTGCTGTGGCGGTCGCTGCTCGTCACCAGCGGCGAGATTGTGTGCTTCATCGACGCGGACCTGCGCGACTTCGACGCGCGGTTTGTATCGGGCGTTGTCGGGCCGCTGCTGACCGACCCGGGGATTCAGCTGGTCAAGGCGATGTACGACCGCCCCCTGGGCGACAGCCCGGGGGGCGGCGGCCGGGTGACCGAGCTGGTGGCCCGGCCGCTGCTGAACCTGCACTGGCCCCGGCTGGCGGGCTTCGTCCAGCCGCTGGGCGGTGAGTACGCGGCCCGGCGCTCCCTGCTGGAACGGCTCCCCTTCCCTGTGGGCTACGGGGTTGAGCTGGGGCTGCTCATCGATGCGCTCGACTGCGTCGGGCTGGACGCGCTGGCCCAGGTGGACGTCGGCGTCCGACTCCATCGGCACCAGGACGGGCAGGCGCTGGGGCGGATGGCGGCGGCGATATACCGCACGGCGCAGCTCCGGCTGTCCGGGGCGCCGCTGACCCGGGCCGAACTTACGCAGTTCGACCGCGCCCCCTCCGGGGGCTTCGCGCCCCGTACGTACCCGGTTGACGCCGAGGAGCGCCCGGCGATGTGCGCGCTGCCGGAGTACGCGTCCCGCGCGGCCTAGCAGGCGGCTGCCCGGCCGTACGTGCTGGGTGCGGCGCCGTGGTGGGTCGGGGGTGGTCCGGGGTGGGCCGTTCCGGACCCATGATTTACGGCCCGACGCGCGGCAGCGTTGGGCCGACCGGTTAAGCCCCTGTCGGCCCACAAATCACGGGCAAGCGTCCGGAACAACCCACCCCTCCCCACCCCCTCACGCAGTTGTGGGCCTCGCGCCGCCCGTGTGTTGTGGGCACTCGGCCCACACCAGTGTTGTGGGCACTCACGCCGTCGAGTGTTGTGGGCACTCGGGCCGCCCGAGGGGCGATGGGGGTCCCCCCATGCCCTTAAGGCTATGGGGGAGGGTGGGCACAACACCGGCCACCGGAGCCGCACCCGGCCACCCCGGGGCCCGGGGCAAAGCCCCGGTTACGGGAAGGGGCGGGAATTGGGGAAACCCGCCCACGGCACCCCCACAACCGGGCGCAAGCCCCGCCACGCGGCGGAGCCGCATATCGGCACAGCCGGGAAGGTGGGGGCACCTCCCTGGGGCACCTCCCAGACGGAGTCTGGGGGAGGTAGCTGGGGGAGGGATACGGGGACACCCACCCACGGCACCCCGCAACCGGGGTGGAACCCCGCCGCGCGGCGGAGCCGCAGCCGGGAAGGGGCGGCTGAAAACGTACGGTTGTTTG
This window harbors:
- the thrC gene encoding threonine synthase: MAVQTVSNSTDISLGPAVALSCRECGERTPLGPSFACVACFGPLEIAYELPSGDPAGLRKRIESGPNSIWRYAPLLPVPEDVASKPNLNPGLTKLVKADNLARELGITGSLHIKDDSGNPTHSFKDRVVAIAVEAARAFGFTTLSCSSTGNLAGAVGAAAARAGLRSCVFIPHDLEQGKVVMAAVYGGDLVGIEGTYDDVNRFCSELIGDPIGEGWGFVNVNLRPYYAEGSKTLAYEICEQLGWRLPDQIVIPIASGSQLTKIDKGLKELIALGLVEDKPYKIFGAQAEGCSPVSRAFKDGHDVVRPVRPDTIAKSLAIGNPADGPYVLDIARRTGGAVEDVNDEQVVDAIKLLARTEGIFAETAGGVTVGVTRKLIESGVLDPALTTVVLNTGDGLKTLDAVAPTTRPSAVIRPSLDAFREAGLG
- a CDS encoding cold-shock protein, with the translated sequence MAQGTVKWFNAEKGYGFIAVDGGADVFVHYSAIQMDGYRTLEEGQRVEFEISQGQKGPQADMVRVTA
- a CDS encoding MoaD/ThiS family protein; amino-acid sequence: MSVTVRIPTILRTYTDGKAEVPAEGATLAEVIADLEKNHQGIAARVLDDTGKLRRFVNVYVNDDDVRFEQGLETPTPDGAGVSIIPAVAGGC
- a CDS encoding glucosyl-3-phosphoglycerate synthase is translated as MLDEVGSWLRRRSWTAADRPLPTLLAAKRAAGSFGSVSVVLPALNEEATVGGIIATIRAELMSEAMPLVDELLVLDSGCTDRTAEVAAAAGAKVVHRDEVLPRLPALPGKGEVLWRSLLVTSGEIVCFIDADLRDFDARFVSGVVGPLLTDPGIQLVKAMYDRPLGDSPGGGGRVTELVARPLLNLHWPRLAGFVQPLGGEYAARRSLLERLPFPVGYGVELGLLIDALDCVGLDALAQVDVGVRLHRHQDGQALGRMAAAIYRTAQLRLSGAPLTRAELTQFDRAPSGGFAPRTYPVDAEERPAMCALPEYASRAA